A window of Daucus carota subsp. sativus chromosome 2, DH1 v3.0, whole genome shotgun sequence genomic DNA:
atctactgattgatttataattatctgcttcctaaaataatctaatcagtagctatccttctgctgtcctgatctgcacaatctctcttaatctttatcttccttatttagtcagatatgctcctgaaaatcagccgcctgcaaactctgatcatcgcttaaactctgatccagctgtcagtcgttaaactctgatttccagctaaactctgatatttgcttctgcacactaaacaagttagatacctgtgacatcatcaaatatgtaacaatctcccccaacttgtacattagacagaatgaacaagttctatataattactgatgatgtcaaaaacaatcaaggacaaatgcatgaagtaactgatctgcataaataaattaatacttacagagtaggcagaactaattacaacttacagatcaCAGCAGAACTAATTAaccaatcagtctatacccatagctctccttaacaaacttggtaatcagatcttcttcaatttgtttcagagtttgtatcatttgagctttgacagtcttcaactcttcatcttcatctcctgtctggtatatagctgatctcaaagcattagccttgcttctcccaactgaatgactctaggcctgtctgcttcattattataacccaagattctggtgtttgcaatagtctccatgacagagctattcttttccatgctgatttcagaaccatcatcttgagctatttgtggaatatattcatcatcagactttattccatagaatcttctcttttcactaattgttttcttcatcagatctgaccacctctgagtagcttcattcttgatctccaacatatagtgaaaatgctccagttctctcagagatttcagcaataaatcagcttctgatatcctgtacactctgccagattctagaaatatagcaatcttttctttatcttcttgcccatcatgagtgtctaccagaatctgtactgactcaactttgtcaagatctttctgtgtaacagcttctcctactttttcagtcagaggataaggatccctgaaagtagttgctgagcctgtttgaatcttttcttttctgtgaccaagaccagttgtgtcataagcttctttcCCTCTGGTACCATGGGTTCTTACTCTGGtaagcattgagctttccttgtataagtttgtaccaagactcccatataaactctttttcttcttctgatcttgagtcttctcagaatttaactttaaccaagaggctttagtgtcttcaactttctcttcttcaactgaaactttaacttgagcattgtcagaggttaaagccatatcagatattggcttgctttcaccttttcttcttctgatcaacccagcttctctttctatagcttgatcagatacatcagtgattatatttgcatttctgctcagctctaacatcctcttagaaggattctctgatgctatcttgatcattgacttctttatcacaggaggagctgaaggaactccatcaacaggtttctttcctttatctgctatatcagattcagattgagtctgagatctagttcttggtctgttgatatcagtgtagtttacttcactgattactattcccttttgtttcggaattttctgtttctgagaggaatcagtaatctgtctttgctcatcagattttgttttgctgatcttcttcttctcagcagccaatctttcttcttcaagtctgatggcctcaatatccactcctggattttctttttcaaagattttccttgccatggcttcatcaattgcttgcaaggaaggagatttatagaagagagtggtttctctgcctctgaacttcagagtttgacaaaatttctgagactcagggtctccagcttcaatcagcttttcagcttcagcaaccaattttcctttcttcttttccacttCAGAGTTTACAAGATCTATCTCTTTGGATATAGCctctgaatctctgactgctttggTTATGTTCTGAGCTTGAGTTACAACAGTCAGTTCCATTGATCTGTGTTTTTGAGATTCTCTGGGTGGTCTCTCAGAGCTTGCTGCTTTTctactgttcttctttgtttctttactctgcagcagcttcagcttttgctgtttgtttatttcccctttttcttcctcatcatcatttggctttttcctttttaattgctgatcaggtttgcatttgtctttagatGTTTTCTCCctctttttgacatcagcagaggtgagaacctgtaccagctgtgccacagaagcactcaaatctGCCAGAGTATAATGCATTGAAGCCTGAGTAGCTTCAATAGAGGTAAGCCTATCTTCCACAGAAGGTGATGTGGTTCTGCACATCCTGTGATTATATGACAAGTGGCAAATTTTCCTTCTAGCAGGCTCAGAGAATGGAATTGGAGAGCTTGGAACTGCAGGTGCTGGAAAGGGAGTGGATTCCCTAACTGGTGACAGTGTCTTAACTGGGGAATCAACCCTTTCTGGTGtagtttctctgactggctcagagattataggggttgatgtgacttctgttccttcatcatcatcaatgtctgcaagaaaaatactcagagtatgtgactctagagcttcagtagctgcctcAGAGTTTTCTGCCATTTggatctcctgagcaggagctgcaacaatatcaTCAGGTTGAACTAAAGAATCTTGAATTAGCTGGAGGACCATTTCTATTTGTGCATCCTCTGATTGAGCAGGTGCATCAGATGGTTTTTCTGATATTTCAGTATCAGCTGCAATTTTCTCTTCAGCAGACTTTGTCCCTTCAGTTTGATCATTGTGATCAGATGTGGACTCTGACATTTGTTGGTCAGCTGCAGCAATATCAAGTGGCACTGCAGAAATAGGTTCTATCAAAAGTGGCTCTGCAGattgatcagagaatggaatcaaaggttgttcaggatcctctgattgtggtggttccacagtcagatcagtaatgGAGGTtgcctttattttctttctcagtctctttgctggtggaggaggatgaatatcttcttctgattcagaatctgaaattttctgaaggaatcttctttttctgggaggaggagaTGGCTGTTTGGATGGGGATTTAGAAGACCTCAGTACCCTTGTTGGTGAAGATATTacaactggtccttgttgagAAGAACCAGAGGTTGGTTTGGGATCAGAAGTTGCTATTGGGTCATGAGCAGGAGATGGAGGCTGtgggatattctcatcagagaataaggctCCATACTTGTCTGGTAAAGCTAACttcagtttatcctgtacagtcacaggaatagcaaatacaggtgcagtattctttttactatccttcttaatcagatcagtaaaagctcttttggtgattttaaaagggagttcatttccatcttcaggaaggggcacatcagggaagcaataagaaaatatgagctgacaaaatcttgaataataaacaatattcatattttcttttctcctatcaccaataaatctcaagatagaagtggcaatatcaaatttgagattgtggattaggaaatacccaatctgctggctgaagatgggaatggcatcaaagttgctgcatttgttaccaaaagctctggttatgcagtcatagaagaagctccactccttgcagaggtgtggacgcttaagttcccccATTTTGTCTGTGCTTGCAGAATACCCAAGAAAGATCATCATGTCACGCAAAGTCTGAGTGGGTACTGAAGcatcatatttcttttcttcaggaagatgaagagccttcctaatGGTTGCTGGTGAGATAGCATATTCTTGACCTTCATAATTGCAGGTGAGAGATGGAGaaccattttcacctccatcatcgtaatttgctgatctccagagggtgagaacttgagaaggagagatgagctctggctgagtcagagcatacatcagctcactgtgagccagaaaatcttgaataagatgaaactccttgggtgcttcatcgttatccagaatagctgagtagttgttggtgacaaactttgctccatTGAACTCGAAAGCAGTAGTCGACATGATTGCTGAACAAAAAATGAGAGTTTGAGTTTATGCAGGTATGgtgtttgacaaaatgtttGAGAGAAAACGAGtagagggtttgagagagagagagagtaaaaatcgtgtgtgtaatgtgaaaaaaattcaaaatcgatatatatactGGTGTATATacgaaattttgatttttgcgttagtggggcacgtggcaaaaactgaacggtaaaaaaacttggtagtggagaagtaataatgagtagcgtgtgaatctgaacaaacatgcaccatttaccaataaaacacaattatttaccgtgtttttctccactcaggaattcaaatggtttttctaccgtttgataataaaaactaatattatctgaccagaatatttattttaactcggacttcgatcagaggctgaccattgaccagagtttaaataaatgacttataaaatgacaaatcaaagagtgatcacagaatcttgtaatgatgagagataaatattcaaggtctaaacgacacttgctcctcagagtttgcaaatatttatttaactctagtcaaaaattactcgaagccaagaaaaattgttaatcacagaagtggagtgaggtgtgtgttaacatgaatattctaatgttaCAGAGATTGGcaaatttctcaaataatattagaaagaatcagataataagaaaatgttttgaacatctcataagccgagtttctcacaaatggatcagagtatatcatttcttctcttttgaacaacatttgtcttttgaaagggaacttctcatggtaagtgagtcataacctttatcagacttttgtttgctcagagtatttctccagtaatcagagaatgtgaaaagtccccaaaaattaacttaatttttgatgcatttgcttaataccagcagtgcacttggatctttcctttcacaaattttctaagatctcaaaggagtacctgagataatttcttttgtttttcttttcttttgattttcttttctgagaagaaatatcttgaggatccataactgaaatatattaactcttagctcataagaggagaaaagcagattcttttctgagtacatatctaatacttaagaagtaagacagtctaggtaacaaaattaactcatgtgttgtgtgttgaggatttccacagctgtaatatcacaaaaattcagactttagagaggcttatgactaaattcagttaagtgcaacatattcttcacaggaatatctttcatcatgagaaattcaagtcatcagagtttgtcgggtcagagtttaaatatcagagtttatcaaatcagagtataatcatcagagtcttgatcagagaataacagatgcagttgtagatcatgttaataataacaaacattaacagatatagtattatgcaatgtatcagagtttagagaggaccagagatcatccctaattcgtttacaagccttgtgaatgttgcttcagccagaggtttggtgaagatatctgccagctgctgatctgttggaacaaagtgaagctctactgttccttccatcacatgttctctgataaaatgataccttatgctgatatgcttggtcatggagtgctgtactggatttcctgtcatagcaatagcactttggttatcacaataaataggaatttgagtcagagttaacccataatccagtagttgattcttcatccataaaatctgagcacagcagcttcctgcagcaatatactctgcttctgcagtggatgtggaaatAGATTtctgtttcttactgaaccaagaaactaatcttcctcctagaaattgacagctcccacttgtactttttctgtctattttgcatcctgcaaaatctctatagttagtaatttctattggtgatccagtatctttatctaacttagtggcagttgccattgcaGTGgtggcagctgagctatcctgcatgccaaatttctttagcaagttcctggtatatttagactgattaatgaaaataccctcatcagtctgtttgacttgaagtcccaaaaagtagctcatttctcccatcatgctcatctgatatctggactgcataagctttgagaatctctcacagagtttaggattagtagacccaaaaataatatcatctacatagacttgaactaatagcagatcattaccatggttgagataaaatagagttttatcaattgtacctctgttgaaaccactgtccaaaagaaattgagccagagtttcataccatgctcttggagcttgctttagtccatacagtgctttatccaatctgtagacatgatctggaaattttgtgtccacaaatcctggaggttgttcaacatatacctcttcctccagctccccattgagaaaagcactctttacatccatctgaaacaccttgaatttcttgtgtgctgcataagccaagaaaattctgattgcttccaatctggcaactggggcaaaggtctcatcatagtcaattccttcttgttgagaatatcccttagctaccagtctggctttatttcttgtaattataccatcactgtctgttttgtttctaaaaacccacttggtaccaacaattgatctgttctttggtcttggtacaagtgtccagactttatttctctcaaattcatttaactcctcctgcattgctgttacccagtctgcatcctttaaggcttcttccactttctttggttctgtctgagataaaaatgaatgaaataaacactcatttgctgttgcagttctggtttgtactccagcatctggatccccaataatcagatctggtgtatgagactttgtccattttctttcatgtggcagttgatttctggaactagatcctcccccatgatccatgccagtatcattttgattttctgatgcctctcccccattattcatgctatcttcatgagcattctgagattctgatgctccccctgaagatgtgttctcctgattctctgatgcagagtgatcagagtttgaggagtcagaatcagagtttgtgttttctgccgagtctgcaacattttcattcagattttcattttgaaagtgctccccctcaacatgtgcttgaggttggtgattagaagtgacatgctctgatattgtctcagagtcagagtttatggaatcagagaatgcatcttcatcttcaaatctcagttgctcatgatcttcaaaatcttccattccagtaattttcttatcatcaaaggatacatgaatggattccatgattacccttgttctcagattgtaaactctgaaggcttttgttgataaaggataaccaacaaaaattccttcatcagcttttaaatcaaatttggttagctgttcaggatgatttttcagaacaaaacatttacatccaaaaatatggaagtatttgagatttggttttctgcctttaaccatttcaaatggagttttcccatgtttgttaatcagagttgcattctgtgtgaaacaggcagactgcacagcttcagcccagaagtaggttggtaactttgcttcctccaacatggttcttgcagcttcaatcagagttctgtttttcctttctacaacaccattttgttgaggtgttccaggtgctgaaaattcctgtttaatgccatttgctttacagaactcctccattttaaaattcttgaactcagtgccattatcacttcttatgatctttactgcatctttagagattttgttcaactgcctgacatgctcaatcaataaagatggtgtttcatccttgctgtgaagaaaatatacccatgtatatctggtaaattcatcaacaataaccagagtatatctcttctttgcaatggacattatatttactggtccaaaaagatcaacatgcatcagatgatatggctcaagaattgaggactcagttttacttttgaaggaagacttcctctgttttgctttctgacaggaatcacagagtccatctggagtaaaaactgattttggaagtcctttcacaagatctttcttcacaagttcatttatattattgaagttcaggtgagataatttcttgtgccagttccagctttcttcaatactggctctgccaagtagacagattgcagagctttcagagtttaaagatagcttagcttcatagatgttgccatgtctgtatcctttcagaacaacttttccagttcttttactaatgacctcacagtgttcttccaagaaattgacatgatatcctctgtcacagatttgacttatgctcagcagattgtgcttaagtcctgagacaagagctacagattgaatgatgacatttccaagattgatgttgccatatcccaaagttttccctatgttgccatctccataagaaacatttgggccagccttctccacaaagtctgatagcagggctttatttcctgtcatatgtcctgagcatccactgtccagaactaggatgtttatcctgttgccctgcaatcacatacacaactaatgattagttttaaggacccagacttgcttggatcctttgttcttgttaagtttgttaacactagcagcggaagatttatcagagtttatatcagagtttgtgctaacagactttctAACAGATGCTGAATTAGGAGAATCAATccttttcttcaaagaaggttttaattcataataatcataatataaactatggtattccttacaagtgtaaatggaatgccataaactaccacaatgaaaacaaggattctctggtctaaatctagtattcctagtcttaacttctgattttggagacatagcatttatgtccttatttttcctgcaaaaagaagcaagatgattaggattaccacaattatgacaagttttcctaggagcatttggaacaggcatgtaattgttgcttttgtttattccaacctttccattcctatttttcctaggttccttaatcctgttttctttcttaacctccttgagtttatgcttaagctgtttctgagtcattaaaccaatattaacctgtttaggagtatcagtttttgattctgcaacaaatcttattggaactaccttaggtttttcaattttaatggtttcttgtttatatgactcagcttcatttttatcagagtaacctaaccctttcttccagtttccactttctaagatattctgagtagttttacctgagttagtccaagttctgattatctctctttccttaacaagttctgtttcaagagaagcatttttctttaagagttcatttttaataaagatagcatcatccctttccttctgaacttctagcatcagaactagttccttttcaagataatcattccttttcttgacatttaagttatcagattttagtctttcattttctaaagtctgatctctataactaacatgcagagttttaagaaacaatcttaactcagttatatcttcagtgtcaaaagcaagagtggaatgaggtaccttagtctcaacagtctcagtgctgttgtccatgtttgccatcaaggcatagttgacttcatcTTCTGACTCTGatgtgtctgcccagcttcctttctttgtgataaaggcctgttccttttctttcttagctttcttgcactcagttgcaaagtggcctttttctccacaattgaagcaggtgtacttagacttatcagattttccagatttttcttctttgccttcattctttttgaagatctttttgtcagagtttctgtctttggttgagaacttcttccctttgttgaagttcttgtaagccatcttcttaaagctttttaccattagtgctgccagctgcatcatctcagtatcactgtcatcagagtctgaagggatatcagagtctgagtcaatatcagagtttgatgactcagtatcagactttttgacatgagcttttcctttgcttttcacagttgaatcttcttgaacttttagagcaactggtttgggtttcccaccatgtcgtttgctcctttgctccatttcaagttcatgagttttcaaccttccaaagatttcatccagagacatctcttcaagatcatggttgtctcttatagtggttactttcaaatcccacttttcaggaagagcaagtagaaatttgagatttgagtcttccaaatcatattctttgtccacaagagacaagtcattcagcagcttgacaaacctatcataaa
This region includes:
- the LOC135150481 gene encoding uncharacterized protein LOC135150481 — protein: MDNSTETVETKDKLKLALPDKYGALFSDENIPQPPSPAHDPIATSDPKPTSGSSQQGPVVISSPTRVLRSSKSPSKQPSPPPRKRRFLQKISDSESEEDIHPPPPAKRLRKKIKATSITDLTVEPPQSEDPEQPLIPFSDQSAEPLLIEPISAVPLDIAAADQQMSESTSDHNDQTEGTKSAEEKIAADTEISEKPSDAPAQSEDAQIEMVLQLIQDSLVQPDDIVAAPAQEIQMAENSEAATEALESHTLSIFLADIDDDEGTEVTSTPIISEPVRETTPERVDSPVKTLSPVRESTPFPAPAVPSSPIPFSEPARRKICHLSYNHRMCRTTSPSVEDRLTSIEATQASMHYTLADLSASVAQLVQVLTSADVKKREKTSKDKCKPDQQLKRKKPNDDEEEKGEINKQQKLKLLQSKETKKNSRKAASSERPPRESQKHRSMELTVVTQAQNITKAVRDSEAISKEIDLVNSEVEKKKGKLVAEAEKLIEAGDPEDPFIVWLWIVVALDVVNDEDCCVFDVVTYQVELF